One Gemmatimonadales bacterium DNA segment encodes these proteins:
- a CDS encoding PAS domain S-box protein: MSAQRNRSVKSSRSGPGDRLAELEPDAVRPRAAVDGAARDQRELADFFENAAVPLHWVGPDGTILRANRAELELLGYRPEEYIGRHIAEFHVDQPVIEDILRRLTAGEVLHDYPSRVRRKDGSVRDVVITSSVYRDDGRFMHTRCLTRDVTEQKQAADRLATQHAITRVLAESSDLREAAPKLIRAVCKTANWEIGAFWDAEHDKGRLRCVDLVNCSDKAFPRFEPATRGCTLSAGIGLPGRALSTAAPAWISDVTQDWNFPRASIAAQEGLHGAFALPIILAGRVLGVLEFFSSDVRPPDPALLQLLTGFGSQIGQFTERKRAEHSLRENERRLREMIDALPAAVYTTDADGRITHFNPAAVEFSGRVPELGTDQWCVSWKMFRPDGTPLPHDQCPMAVALKEGRIPHGVEAIAERPDGTRIWFVPYPTPLRDGEGRIVGGVNMLLDVTERRQAEEAMRHRTAQFETLVAEAPLGVYMVDDQFRIREVNATAAPFFGDIPDLIGRDFGEVARALWLEAHAEELVRRFRHTLETGEPYVAPESGGQRRDRGVTEYHEWQISRIPLPEGRVGVVCYVRDISAQVLARERLRQTTKMEAIGRLAGGLAHDFNNQLQALSGFADFVARDAGLSGRSRLDLAEVRKAGDRMASLTQQLLAFSRQQMLMPETLDLNEMVRDSHVLLQRLIGTNIEMRFVPAPEPVWVRADRGQLLQVLMNLTVNGRDAMPDGGEMLIELGEWQVDVGGPALPWSTPVPPGRYGALVVTDSGTGIPPDALPHLFEPFFTTKEVGKGTGLGLATVHGIVSQSQGYVWAENVAMGGARFTVLLPLTGEPVDIPSDGQERRRAPARPARLLVVEDEDAVRAMIVRTLEHDGYEVREARHGSEALDRVVALGGAVDLVICDVVMPVMGGREFGGRLAEAWPAVGVVWMSGYQRDDAFGDGAMREDGLFLQKPVSGEVLLDTVRRALESRKAAQA, encoded by the coding sequence ATGAGCGCTCAGCGCAACCGATCGGTCAAATCGTCGCGGTCCGGCCCGGGGGATCGCCTCGCGGAACTCGAGCCGGACGCGGTCCGGCCGCGGGCCGCCGTGGACGGCGCGGCGCGCGACCAGCGGGAGCTGGCCGACTTCTTCGAAAATGCGGCCGTGCCGCTGCACTGGGTCGGGCCGGACGGCACGATCCTGCGCGCGAACAGAGCCGAGCTGGAGCTGCTGGGTTACCGGCCGGAAGAGTACATCGGGCGGCACATCGCCGAGTTCCACGTGGACCAGCCGGTGATCGAGGACATCCTTCGGCGGCTCACGGCCGGCGAGGTGCTGCACGATTACCCCTCGCGCGTCCGCCGCAAGGACGGCTCTGTCCGGGACGTCGTCATCACCTCCAGCGTCTATCGGGACGACGGCCGATTCATGCACACCCGCTGCCTCACCCGCGACGTCACCGAGCAGAAACAGGCCGCCGACCGACTCGCGACCCAGCACGCCATTACCCGCGTGCTGGCGGAATCGTCGGACCTTCGTGAGGCCGCGCCGAAGCTGATTCGAGCCGTATGCAAGACCGCCAACTGGGAGATCGGGGCGTTCTGGGACGCGGAACACGACAAGGGGCGACTGCGCTGCGTGGACCTGGTGAATTGCTCGGACAAGGCCTTTCCCCGGTTCGAGCCGGCCACGCGCGGCTGCACGCTCTCCGCGGGAATCGGTCTTCCCGGCCGCGCCTTGAGCACTGCCGCGCCCGCGTGGATCAGCGACGTCACGCAGGACTGGAATTTTCCCCGGGCCTCGATTGCGGCGCAGGAGGGGCTCCACGGCGCCTTTGCCCTTCCCATCATCCTGGCGGGCCGGGTGCTGGGCGTGTTGGAGTTTTTCAGCAGCGACGTTCGGCCTCCCGACCCGGCGCTCCTGCAACTGCTGACGGGCTTCGGCAGCCAGATCGGGCAATTCACGGAGCGCAAACGCGCCGAGCACTCCCTGCGCGAGAACGAGCGGCGCCTCCGCGAGATGATCGACGCGCTCCCGGCCGCGGTGTACACCACCGATGCCGACGGCCGCATCACCCACTTCAATCCCGCCGCCGTGGAATTCTCCGGCCGAGTGCCGGAGCTGGGCACGGACCAGTGGTGCGTGAGTTGGAAGATGTTCCGGCCGGACGGCACGCCGCTGCCCCACGACCAATGCCCGATGGCCGTCGCGCTCAAGGAGGGACGCATCCCCCACGGCGTCGAAGCCATCGCCGAGCGGCCGGACGGCACACGGATCTGGTTCGTCCCCTATCCGACTCCGCTGCGCGACGGGGAGGGCAGGATCGTCGGCGGCGTCAACATGCTGTTGGACGTCACCGAGCGGAGGCAGGCCGAAGAGGCCATGCGCCACCGGACCGCGCAGTTCGAGACCCTGGTGGCCGAGGCGCCGCTCGGCGTCTACATGGTCGACGACCAGTTCCGGATCCGGGAGGTGAACGCCACTGCGGCGCCGTTCTTCGGCGACATCCCCGACCTCATCGGCCGCGACTTCGGTGAGGTGGCCCGCGCGCTCTGGCTCGAGGCCCACGCCGAGGAGCTGGTCCGGCGGTTCCGCCACACGCTGGAGACGGGCGAGCCGTACGTGGCGCCCGAGAGCGGCGGCCAGCGCCGGGATCGGGGCGTCACCGAATACCACGAGTGGCAGATCAGCCGGATTCCGCTGCCGGAGGGCCGCGTCGGCGTGGTCTGTTACGTTCGCGACATCTCGGCCCAGGTGCTGGCGCGCGAGCGGCTGCGGCAGACCACGAAAATGGAGGCCATCGGCCGGCTGGCCGGCGGGCTGGCGCACGACTTCAACAATCAACTCCAGGCGCTGAGCGGGTTCGCCGATTTCGTGGCCCGCGATGCGGGCCTCAGCGGGCGCTCGCGCCTCGATTTGGCGGAGGTCCGCAAGGCGGGCGACCGGATGGCCAGCCTGACGCAGCAACTGCTCGCCTTCAGCCGGCAGCAGATGCTCATGCCGGAGACGCTGGACCTGAACGAGATGGTGAGGGACAGCCATGTGCTGCTGCAGCGGCTCATCGGCACCAACATCGAGATGCGGTTCGTGCCCGCACCCGAGCCGGTGTGGGTCCGGGCGGACCGGGGCCAGCTCCTCCAGGTCCTGATGAACCTGACCGTCAACGGCCGCGACGCGATGCCTGACGGCGGCGAAATGTTGATCGAATTGGGCGAATGGCAGGTGGACGTGGGCGGGCCGGCCTTGCCCTGGAGCACACCCGTGCCGCCCGGCCGCTATGGCGCGCTGGTCGTGACGGACTCCGGCACCGGGATTCCGCCGGACGCGCTGCCGCATCTCTTCGAGCCGTTCTTCACCACCAAGGAGGTCGGCAAGGGGACGGGGCTCGGACTGGCGACGGTGCATGGCATCGTGAGCCAGAGCCAGGGCTACGTCTGGGCGGAGAATGTAGCGATGGGCGGCGCGCGGTTCACCGTCCTGCTGCCGCTCACGGGCGAGCCGGTTGACATCCCATCGGACGGGCAAGAGCGCCGGCGTGCGCCTGCGCGCCCGGCGCGGCTCCTGGTCGTGGAAGACGAGGACGCCGTGCGCGCGATGATCGTGCGGACGCTCGAGCACGACGGGTACGAGGTGCGGGAGGCGCGGCACGGCAGCGAGGCGCTGGACCGCGTGGTGGCCCTGGGCGGTGCGGTGGACCTCGTGATTTGCGACGTGGTGATGCCGGTGATGGGCGGCCGCGAGTTCGGGGGGCGCCTCGCCGAAGCCTGGCCTGCCGTGGGCGTGGTCTGGATGTCGGGCTACCAGCGCGACGATGCGTTCGGGGATGGTGCCATGCGCGAGGACGGGCTGTTCCTGCAGAAGCCCGTATCGGGCGAGGTGCTCCTCGACACGGTGCGGCGGGCGCTCGAGAGCCGTAAGGCCGCGCAGGCGTGA
- a CDS encoding DUF5996 family protein, translated as MNSATWPRLPLAQWQDTYATLHMWTQIVGKTRLALAPMENQWWQVALYVTPRGLTTSAMPAGTRTVSVTFDFLDHHLYLRTSDGATAALPLAPRSVAEFYAGYTAALRSLGVDAQIHPVPVEIETAIPFAEDREHAAYDADAAQRWWRALIQADRVLKQFRGRFLGKASPVHFFWGSFDLAATRFSGREAPRHPGGVPNTPDYVMVEAYSRECSSCGFWPGGGGSAEAAFYSYAYPEPEGYAEHPVRPAGARYDRTMREFILPYEAVRTADAPDEALLQFAQSTYDAAADLGRWNRGMLERG; from the coding sequence GTGAATTCCGCCACCTGGCCGCGGCTTCCCCTCGCCCAGTGGCAGGACACGTACGCCACGCTCCACATGTGGACCCAGATCGTCGGCAAGACGCGCCTCGCACTCGCCCCGATGGAGAACCAGTGGTGGCAGGTGGCGCTCTACGTGACGCCGCGCGGGCTCACCACCTCGGCGATGCCGGCGGGCACCCGCACCGTCTCCGTCACCTTCGACTTCCTCGACCACCACCTCTATCTCCGCACCAGCGACGGCGCGACCGCCGCGCTGCCGCTCGCCCCTCGTTCGGTGGCCGAGTTCTACGCCGGATACACGGCGGCGCTCCGGTCGCTCGGCGTGGACGCGCAGATCCATCCCGTGCCCGTCGAAATCGAGACCGCCATTCCGTTCGCTGAGGATCGGGAGCACGCGGCGTACGACGCCGACGCCGCGCAGCGCTGGTGGCGCGCGCTGATCCAGGCCGACCGCGTGCTCAAGCAATTCCGCGGGCGCTTCCTCGGCAAAGCAAGTCCGGTGCACTTTTTCTGGGGGAGCTTCGATCTGGCGGCGACCCGATTCTCGGGGCGCGAGGCGCCGCGCCATCCGGGTGGCGTGCCCAACACTCCCGACTACGTGATGGTGGAGGCCTACTCCCGCGAGTGCAGCAGTTGCGGGTTCTGGCCGGGCGGCGGCGGGTCGGCCGAGGCCGCGTTCTATTCGTATGCCTATCCCGAGCCCGAGGGGTACGCCGAGCATCCTGTGCGTCCCGCCGGCGCGCGCTACGACCGGACGATGCGCGAATTCATCCTGCCGTACGAAGCGGTCCGGACGGCCGATGCGCCCGACGAGGCGTTGCTCCAGTTCGCGCAGTCCACCTACGACGCGGCCGCGGACCTCGGCCGCTGGAATCGGGGCATGCTCGAGCGCGGGTGA
- a CDS encoding cytidylate kinase-like family protein, producing the protein MDTKAGEPIRLLTISREYGAGGSELGVLLGERLGWPVLDRDLAHRIAQRLGCGRANVEAIDERPPTLLERVAAAFTVAPAESPVAPERWRTLDPDKLVAATRAVLEEAVRELPLVVIGHGANCIFRGRRDALRIRVTAPFERRVRRIARRTGGTREAAAADVRRRDADRRHYLERYYSIDINDPNAYDLQINTGTIPIETAARLVRAIVAGEAAVGGA; encoded by the coding sequence ATGGATACCAAAGCGGGCGAGCCGATCCGGCTGCTCACCATCTCCCGCGAATACGGCGCGGGTGGGAGCGAGCTGGGCGTGCTTCTGGGCGAGCGGCTCGGCTGGCCGGTGCTCGATCGGGATCTCGCGCACCGCATCGCGCAGCGCCTCGGGTGCGGGCGCGCCAACGTCGAGGCCATCGACGAGCGCCCCCCCACGCTGCTCGAGCGGGTGGCCGCCGCGTTCACCGTAGCGCCGGCCGAGTCGCCCGTGGCGCCCGAGCGGTGGCGGACGCTCGACCCCGACAAGCTGGTCGCCGCGACGCGCGCGGTGCTGGAGGAGGCGGTGCGCGAGCTGCCGCTCGTCGTGATCGGCCACGGCGCCAACTGCATCTTCCGCGGGCGCCGTGACGCGCTCCGGATCCGGGTGACGGCGCCGTTCGAGCGGCGGGTGCGCCGGATCGCGCGCCGCACCGGCGGCACGCGCGAAGCCGCGGCCGCCGACGTCCGCCGGCGCGATGCCGACCGCCGCCACTATCTCGAGCGCTACTACAGCATCGATATCAACGATCCCAACGCGTACGACCTCCAGATCAACACCGGCACGATTCCGATCGAGACCGCCGCCCGGCTGGTGCGCGCCATCGTGGCCGGCGAAGCCGCCGTGGGCGGCGCCTGA
- a CDS encoding DHA2 family efflux MFS transporter permease subunit yields the protein MTTSSIDRAGRATPGRPEGESPAMAAAARDAAEFVARHRWAIMAGLITAAIMEVLDTTIVNVALPQMAGNLGATREEIGWVATGYILSNVIFLPMTAFLTERFGRRRYLTFSIVLFIVASFFCGNSTGLVELVFWRIVQGAGGAALLSTAQATIRQIFPLEQQGIVQAVFLLGLITAPTLGPTLGGWITDNYQWHWVFFINIPIGIVATFLVTTFLRDPPTMRRRGGAVDWLGIGLLTAGLGSLQYVLEEGNRKDWFSDPWILRLAIIGGVSLVGMVGWELWPRNRHPVVNFRVLVNAPLAASIFLFVALGFALYGGTFIFPLFTESVLHFTPTATGLALLPGGIGTAATALICGRLLNGAEPLVDARVLIAIGVVLLVWAMWRLGHLSVFAGEADVRWALLIRGAGLGLLFTPINNVAYASLEPSEAQQASGLINLARQLGGSFGIAWLASYVTTHTAIHRVDLVSNVYAGNPLTQQRLQAFMALLTSHGYGPVAARQGAYALLDRQVTAQASMLSYNDAWMLLLWSFVIVSPAILFLRNPVGRRSAPVDAH from the coding sequence GTGACCACGAGCTCGATCGATCGTGCCGGCCGTGCGACGCCGGGGCGCCCGGAGGGCGAGTCGCCCGCCATGGCGGCGGCCGCGCGGGATGCGGCCGAGTTCGTCGCGCGGCACCGCTGGGCGATCATGGCCGGCCTCATCACGGCCGCGATCATGGAGGTGCTCGACACCACGATCGTGAACGTGGCGCTGCCGCAGATGGCCGGCAACCTCGGCGCCACCCGCGAGGAGATCGGCTGGGTCGCCACCGGCTACATCCTCTCCAACGTCATCTTCCTGCCGATGACGGCGTTCCTGACCGAGCGGTTCGGGCGGCGGCGCTACCTCACGTTCTCGATCGTGCTCTTCATCGTCGCCTCGTTCTTCTGCGGCAACTCGACGGGCCTCGTGGAGCTGGTCTTCTGGCGCATCGTGCAGGGCGCGGGCGGCGCGGCGCTGCTCTCCACCGCGCAGGCCACCATCCGGCAGATCTTTCCGCTGGAGCAGCAGGGCATCGTGCAGGCCGTCTTCCTGCTCGGCCTGATCACCGCACCGACGCTCGGCCCCACGCTCGGCGGGTGGATCACCGACAACTACCAGTGGCACTGGGTCTTCTTCATCAACATCCCCATCGGGATCGTCGCCACGTTCCTGGTGACCACGTTCCTGCGCGATCCGCCCACGATGCGGCGCCGGGGCGGCGCCGTCGACTGGCTCGGCATCGGGCTCCTCACCGCGGGCCTGGGCTCGCTGCAGTACGTGCTCGAGGAGGGCAACCGGAAGGACTGGTTTTCCGATCCGTGGATTCTCCGGCTGGCGATCATCGGGGGCGTGTCGCTCGTGGGGATGGTGGGCTGGGAGCTCTGGCCCCGCAACCGGCACCCGGTGGTGAATTTCCGGGTGCTGGTGAACGCGCCGCTGGCGGCGTCGATCTTTCTGTTCGTGGCCCTCGGCTTCGCGCTCTACGGCGGCACCTTCATCTTTCCGCTCTTCACCGAATCGGTGCTCCACTTCACGCCCACCGCCACGGGCCTGGCGCTCCTGCCGGGCGGCATCGGCACGGCGGCCACGGCGCTCATCTGCGGCCGCCTGCTGAACGGCGCCGAGCCGCTGGTGGACGCGCGGGTGCTGATCGCGATCGGCGTGGTGCTGCTGGTGTGGGCGATGTGGCGCCTGGGCCACCTGAGCGTGTTCGCCGGCGAGGCCGACGTGCGCTGGGCGCTGCTCATTCGCGGCGCCGGCCTCGGGCTTCTCTTCACCCCGATCAACAACGTGGCTTATGCGAGCCTCGAGCCCAGCGAAGCGCAGCAGGCGTCGGGGCTCATCAACCTGGCCCGGCAGTTGGGCGGTTCCTTCGGCATCGCGTGGCTCGCGTCGTACGTGACGACCCATACGGCGATCCACCGGGTCGATCTCGTCAGCAACGTGTACGCCGGGAACCCGCTCACGCAGCAGCGCTTGCAGGCCTTCATGGCGCTGCTCACGTCGCACGGCTATGGTCCGGTAGCCGCGCGCCAGGGCGCGTACGCGCTGCTCGACCGGCAGGTGACGGCGCAGGCGTCGATGCTGAGCTACAACGACGCGTGGATGCTGCTCCTCTGGAGCTTCGTCATCGTGTCGCCCGCGATCCTCTTTCTCCGCAATCCGGTGGGTCGCCGCTCCGCACCGGTCGACGCGCATTGA
- a CDS encoding redoxin domain-containing protein: MPESAPRSLPSHVLPAGTPAPEFALHSTPDQMLALSELRGRPVILAFYPADFSPVCGDQMVLYNEILPEFHAYGAELLGISVDGVWCHAAFAKSRNLHFPLLSDFEPKGEVSRLYGAYREHDGFSERALFVIDGEGVIRWSYCSPVGVNPGADGILQALESFGTRDNSAGHAAAGAAESRESERGTGR, translated from the coding sequence ATGCCCGAATCAGCACCGCGCTCCCTTCCATCGCACGTCCTTCCCGCCGGCACGCCGGCTCCGGAGTTCGCGCTGCACTCGACGCCGGACCAGATGCTCGCGCTGAGCGAGCTCCGGGGGCGGCCGGTGATCCTCGCCTTCTACCCGGCCGACTTCAGCCCGGTGTGCGGCGACCAGATGGTCCTCTATAACGAGATCCTTCCCGAGTTTCACGCCTACGGCGCCGAGCTGCTCGGCATCTCGGTCGACGGCGTCTGGTGCCACGCGGCGTTCGCGAAGAGCCGCAACCTGCACTTTCCGCTGCTCAGCGACTTCGAGCCGAAGGGCGAGGTGTCGCGGCTCTACGGCGCGTATCGCGAGCACGACGGCTTCAGCGAGCGGGCGCTCTTCGTGATCGATGGCGAGGGCGTGATTCGGTGGAGCTACTGCTCGCCGGTGGGTGTGAACCCGGGGGCCGACGGCATTCTGCAGGCGCTCGAGTCCTTCGGGACGCGGGACAACTCGGCGGGCCACGCGGCGGCGGGCGCGGCCGAATCGCGCGAGAGCGAGCGGGGCACCGGACGATGA
- a CDS encoding thioredoxin domain-containing protein: MSDAELTPPVGPDDHAVGPEDAPVTLVEYGDYQCPYCGEAYLTVQQVQHELGSRLRFVFRNFPLRNAHPFAEGAAEAAEAAGAQGKFWEMHDTLYENQRALGADDLVGYAEAIGLDVERFADDLEAGTYGPRVRGDFRSGVRSGVNGTPTFFVNGRRYDGPWSDAAAFARALRDVAVAEPRR, encoded by the coding sequence ATGAGCGACGCGGAGCTCACGCCCCCCGTGGGGCCCGACGATCACGCGGTGGGGCCGGAGGACGCGCCGGTGACGCTGGTCGAGTACGGCGACTACCAGTGCCCCTACTGCGGCGAGGCGTATCTGACCGTGCAGCAGGTGCAGCACGAGCTGGGCAGCCGGCTGCGGTTTGTCTTCCGCAACTTCCCGCTCAGGAACGCGCACCCCTTTGCCGAGGGCGCGGCCGAGGCCGCGGAGGCCGCCGGCGCGCAGGGCAAGTTCTGGGAGATGCACGACACGCTCTACGAGAACCAGCGCGCGCTCGGCGCGGACGACCTGGTGGGCTACGCCGAGGCGATCGGGCTCGACGTCGAGCGGTTCGCCGACGACCTGGAGGCGGGGACGTACGGGCCGCGGGTGCGCGGGGATTTCCGGAGCGGAGTACGGAGCGGCGTCAACGGCACGCCGACGTTCTTCGTGAACGGCCGGCGCTACGACGGCCCGTGGAGCGACGCCGCGGCCTTTGCGCGCGCGTTACGGGACGTGGCGGTGGCCGAGCCCCGGCGATAG
- a CDS encoding mechanosensitive ion channel family protein, with the protein MKLRDQLSLAALTLLLAATIGGYVTTDVSGGAQASGDAAPSGIIDRAPLQTAQRLAALATTPEETSLAREALRLGDHAIDLEFTIALLEAAEHPADTSASIRELNGRIQAASERVAEDRSRIARLTPGGAGADSVNAGLELAKAQLELHQGELADARDDLLRAGGDPVGRIREMVADHDSAQHAAAAAPKPAAARTDAAAAPGVDSAPITHTVPIGLIDKLAAWRDVRARQKLLRQAAQETTNGIGRLVAERQREAQHAAAADSAAPPATPAEALARTRHRAADQKVLAGLTQRIEDQVGLLDVYSRWSAATAVQARSALHDVFLGGAWLLLIVLLVFATVAWLDRLFARLSHDRRRLHTLRSVARFTVRALGLVAATLVLVGPPSQLATIIGLAGAGLTVVLKDFIVAFFGWFALMGRNGVRIGDWVEINGVSGEIVEITPFHTVLLETGNWTQAGHPTGRQVTFSNAFAIEGHFFNFSTSGQWLWDELEFVLPAGKGPAVVEAIRRIVTTETAENARLAEEEWSRANAARGVSEFSAEPAIDVRPGAGGIRVVARYITRANERHRLRTRLYQAVVDLLGQPPALAAAV; encoded by the coding sequence GTGAAGCTCCGCGACCAGCTTTCGCTCGCCGCGCTCACCCTGCTGCTGGCCGCCACCATCGGCGGCTACGTCACGACCGACGTGAGCGGCGGCGCGCAGGCGTCCGGAGACGCGGCGCCGTCCGGGATCATCGACCGGGCCCCGCTCCAGACGGCCCAGCGGCTCGCGGCGCTCGCCACGACGCCGGAGGAGACGAGCCTCGCGCGCGAGGCGCTGCGCCTGGGCGACCATGCCATCGATCTCGAGTTCACCATCGCGTTGCTCGAGGCCGCCGAGCACCCCGCCGACACCAGCGCCAGTATCCGCGAGCTCAACGGGCGGATACAGGCGGCTTCAGAGCGCGTGGCCGAAGATCGAAGCCGGATTGCGCGCCTCACCCCCGGCGGCGCCGGCGCCGATTCGGTCAACGCGGGCCTCGAGCTCGCTAAGGCGCAGCTCGAGCTGCACCAGGGCGAGCTGGCCGACGCGCGCGACGATCTCCTCCGCGCCGGCGGCGATCCGGTGGGCCGCATCCGCGAAATGGTCGCCGATCACGACAGCGCCCAGCACGCGGCGGCCGCCGCGCCCAAGCCTGCCGCCGCGCGCACCGACGCGGCCGCCGCGCCCGGGGTGGACTCGGCCCCGATTACCCACACCGTCCCCATCGGTCTCATCGACAAGCTCGCCGCGTGGCGCGACGTGCGGGCGCGCCAGAAGCTGCTGCGCCAGGCCGCGCAGGAGACCACGAACGGCATCGGCCGCCTCGTGGCCGAGCGCCAGCGCGAGGCGCAGCACGCCGCGGCGGCGGACAGCGCGGCGCCTCCCGCGACACCCGCGGAAGCGCTCGCCCGCACCCGCCATCGCGCCGCCGATCAGAAGGTGCTCGCCGGCCTGACGCAGCGGATCGAAGACCAGGTCGGACTGCTCGACGTCTACAGCCGCTGGAGCGCCGCCACCGCCGTGCAAGCCCGCAGCGCGCTGCACGACGTCTTTCTCGGCGGCGCCTGGCTCCTGCTCATCGTGCTGCTCGTCTTCGCCACCGTCGCGTGGCTCGACCGGCTCTTCGCTCGCCTCTCGCATGACCGCCGCCGGCTGCACACGCTCCGGAGCGTGGCGCGGTTCACCGTGCGCGCGCTGGGTCTCGTCGCCGCGACGCTCGTGCTCGTGGGGCCGCCGAGCCAGCTCGCCACGATCATCGGGCTCGCGGGCGCGGGCCTCACCGTCGTGCTCAAGGATTTCATCGTCGCATTCTTCGGCTGGTTCGCGCTGATGGGGCGGAATGGGGTGCGGATCGGCGATTGGGTGGAGATCAACGGCGTGAGCGGCGAGATCGTGGAGATCACGCCGTTTCACACCGTGTTGCTCGAGACCGGCAACTGGACCCAGGCCGGCCATCCCACCGGCCGCCAGGTGACGTTCAGCAACGCCTTCGCCATCGAGGGGCATTTCTTCAACTTCTCCACCTCGGGCCAGTGGCTCTGGGACGAGCTGGAGTTCGTGCTGCCCGCGGGCAAGGGCCCCGCCGTCGTCGAGGCGATCCGGCGCATCGTCACGACGGAGACCGCCGAGAACGCGCGGCTCGCCGAGGAGGAGTGGAGCCGTGCCAACGCCGCTCGCGGCGTGAGCGAGTTCTCAGCCGAGCCCGCGATCGACGTGCGGCCCGGGGCGGGCGGCATCCGGGTCGTCGCACGCTACATCACGCGGGCCAACGAGCGGCACCGGCTGCGCACCCGGCTCTACCAGGCAGTGGTGGACCTGCTGGGGCAGCCGCCCGCCCTCGCCGCGGCGGTCTGA